tatgtgtatttcacactatgttgaggtacAAAACGGAGcataatgcttgtatggatgtcaaccccaaaACAAGTTTGTCATCCttaccaatcaactgcattacaaaACGACTTTTGACTACTACCATCAAAGATTTATGCATGTTAGCTTATACAAACtgcagtcacttcttctaaacctgaaaagtGACAACTTCTTCATGTTATGCAGCGAAAATAGCCAACTATATCCAATTCGGACTTAGCTAAgcacattgtgggcctgttacaatacataaaTCATGACGGATTTGACGAATATCCACTTTGTTCGTTCAGATTAGTTAAATGCAAGCCAAATTGGTCAATGGAACGTCATCATTCCATTGCCTCCTTTTACCACATCGAATAGTGCTCTCTATTACGTTGCAATGACGTGAAATGAGATTGCATTACTTTCCAAAGACTGatgctgaacacagaaacaggcaGAGTCGGATGATGAGCTTTTAAATGGGCGTATCACACAAACTGAGAAGTTCCATGGGAATGTAAACTTCATCATTGGAACTGTTCCGGTGTTTATTCATAACGCACGCATTACCAATATGTCTGATTCAGGCCTCCTGCTTGATTCCAAACAGTGTTCTCCGAATTCAGATAAAACCATGCTATCGGGAATTGATGAGGAGCCAACGGAGAATGGTAATGATGAGGAGTTGAAAAATGGCTTATTGGAACCGCTAGAAATGTGTATGAAAGACAGGCGAAGAGCGAAATCCCTGCCCGCGTACCCAAAGCAGGCTACGCTTTTTGAAGAAATAGCCAATAACGGCCGAAAACGAGTGAAGTTCGCAGACTCCATGGGGCTTGATTTGGCAAGTGTGAAGCACTTCAGCACAACAGAAGACCCGCAAATCCCGTCCAAGGTATTTTCAAGACTGCAGAGCTTTCCCCCTCAACTGCAGGACCGAGAGTATCCAATTGGGGACCTGTGCATACACTTTGAATCCACCTTGACCATGGATCGTCTCGTCCCAACTTTCAAGATGCCAGTTGAGTCTGAACATTTTGAAACCACGGTATTGCAGCGCCACGTCAACCTGGAGAAGGTGACCATCACCCATTTTGACGTCCGTGGGCAGATTCGGACAAATATTCAAAGTTGTTGTAAGATGGAAGTTGGTGTGAGGTACACGTTCAACGAGTGGCTGTCTTCCGTGGACGCGCAGGCGATACCCATGCCTGTGGATGACAATATTGTCGGTGAGCGTTATACCTTTACCTTGTACACACCTCCGTTCCTAGACCCAACTTCCTCGGTGCACTTCGCCGTGTACATCAGGAATGACCAGGGCGAGTTTTGGGATAACAACAATGGACAAAACTATACCTTGAAGTATCACTGTACAGGTATGGTGACCTACGAGAGCGCGGCATTTCACGCCACTTAAAACGCGCTCTTGTGCACGTGCGTAAAGTTGGTGTCGTTCAACAAGTGTTCTTAGGAAGTTGTTCTCTATCACGTGGATTGATATATACTTTTCAATAAAGTTAGCATTTTCCCCTTTACATCTGGCCCCACCGTGTTATTATCGAGGTGGTTATGCGTTCATAATGATTATTATGACTTTAGGCCTACTGAAGATTGATGTGCTGACTTTGAACCAAAAAAGGGAACCACTCAGATCCATCctttttaaaagtaaaacatggaGTTGCCAAGTTTGCATCTGTCCAGTTGAATATTCTGACCTCTTCTGGAACAGCATTTCATAACACAAGAATTGCCATTAGGATCTGTGAATGACCGATGAACATTTATCAGCTACACTGCCAGTGGGGACTGCACAGACCCAAGACCATACTAAAAAACTGCCAATTAAGTATTTTAAGAGACATGACAGTACAAATACCCATAACCAAAGGGGAGTTCACCTGTTCTACATAATATTTGCATATCATGTAATCTAATCAGGAGAGCTATCCTACTGTGCTGAGTTGTGAATTGTAATGACTTATGAATTCAGATATTTTTATGAATTGTGTTGTGTTAATCAGTTTCATCATTGTGAATGTTCTCTGCCATATTAACAATTGCAGTACAGTGCACTCTGCTAATATGACTGAATCAAATAATCAATTTAGTGCTAAAAGAAAAGCATAGAATACGTGATGTAAACATCCTTAAATGTACAATGTCCTTGGCACTGTACAAATTGTCATACTTATAAGCACCGGGCACTGTACTTCATATAGTCAACTCATACAGTGTGCACCACCTAATCCTATGTGAATCAACGGTAAAAGATAATGCTAAACTTGTGGCAGCCTATTTCTTaaagagtgcactacttttgacctataGTGCAATGTTTTTGATCTCTGGTCCAAAGCATTGCACTAAAGGGAATGGCTGATCTTAAGTAGTGTACCATTTCAGTCATAGCCTTTGATTCAGGGCCCAGAATATTACAGATTGAAAATGTGTGATTTATCCTAGTTATAAAATCATGTGAGAAGCTAAATCTGCCAGAGTTCTCTGCCACGAACCATATTAATTATTGTTTGTTCTCCCATGGACACCAAGGAAAGATGAATGAGCAATCTGTTATATTGGTGTGGATGGCTACACAGTGAAAGGCTTGTAGATCTTGAACAGTGAATATCTACACTGGATTGTTAATTGGGCTGGTCAATTCTTGATTATATCTTTTTTGATtatttgtgtgtttgtattgtattTGCGAGACAttctgctgcactgttggagctagtttATAGTTAATTCGCCATCAGTCAGCATCTCCACACAAAATAATTTTTCTGGGTGtgtgccagctcatgttttttattctactgttggagctagtaacataatcattttgctgcacctggtataacatctgcaaatctgtatacacaaccaatacactttgatttgaataAAATGGTCGTGGCACATATTATACTATTTACTGTTCTCTGTAGAGCACTGGTTTCCCTCAATTAATGAGAAGAACAGAGCTCTATATGTTAGCATGTCACAGTGCCTGTTGGCAGACAGCATTGCTGTCCAAATTAAAGCTGTGACTGATTTGTATATATTCTACATGTTTGGGGGTGGAACTTGGTCATGCTTTACGTCAACTGCTTATCATATTATAAAGCGTATATTACACATCTACGTAGCTATTAAGTCATACATAGGCCAATTACATTAATCTGTAATACATTTAATGTAAAACTTTTGACATTATGACATCCATATAATTACATAGAATCTCTATGATGACACCACCTTATCAAAACTCTTCCACTGCTTTCTCTACAGTCAGAACTTTCCCAGTGTGTTTGGAATACTGCTGGTGGGTATGTGAGCAGCACACTACTGATGCCAGTGATGTCACTTCCCTTGTTTGACCTGTCATGTACCCTTTAGTGCAGTACTACTTGGTGGTTGTCAGGGTTGTTGTCCCATAGCGTACCTGTCCCCTGACCAAAGTTCAAGAGGCAAATCAACAAATCACGTGGAGTTTACTCTGTCAACAGAGAATGGCTGGTTTCCAGGTTGCAGCTCTGTAGTGATAAGAATCTCTCCGGACAACATTGTTCAGTGTTCAAATATGAAaacatttcaaatagtatttgaactcaGGTCTGGAGTTTGCACAGCATGTTCATGTAACTGTCCAGTCTTAGACTCTTGGCCTACTGAACTGAACGTACAGACTATAGACAATGTGAAAATGCAAAGTTTGTCTCAATCTTAAATggcacatgtactgtatgttgatgTAACAGTGCAACACGGTATGTTGTTTTAATCCTGCGATTCATGCACTATACATGACATCAATTGGGCtattgaatacagttgaagtcggaagtttacatacacttgttggagtcattaaaactcatttttcaaccactccacaaatttcttgttaacaaactatagttttggcaagtcggttacgacatctactttgtgcatgatacaagtcatttttccaacaattgtttacagacagattatttcacttataattcactgtatcacaattacagtaggtcagaagtttacatacactaagttctggaaaattccagaaaatcatgtcacggctttagaagcttctgataggctaattgacataatttgagtcaattggaggtgtacctgtggatgtatttcaaggccttcaaactcagtgcctcattgattaacatcatgggaaaatcaaaagaaatcagccaagacctcagaaaaaaaatgtacacctccacaagtctggttcatccttgggagcaatttccaaatgcctgaaggtaccacgctcatctgaacaaacaatagtaagcaagtataaacaccatgggaccacgcagccgtcataccgctcaggaaggagatgcgttctgactcctagagatgaacgtattttggtgcgaaaagtgcaaatcaatcccaaaacaacagcaaaggcccttgtgaagatgctggaggaaacaggtacaaaagtttctatatccacagtaaaacgagtcctatatcgacataacctgaaaggccgctcagcaaggaataagccactgctccaaaacagccataaaaaagccagactacggtttgcaactgcacatggggacaaagatcatactttttggagaaatgtcctctggtctgatgaaacaaaaatacaactgtttggccataatgaccattgttatgtttggaggaaaaacgggGGAGGCtagcaagccaaagaacaccatcccaaccgtgaagcacgggggtggcagcatcatgttgtgggggtgctttgctgcaggagggactggtgcacttcacaaaatagatggcatcatgaggatggaaaattatgtggatatattgaagcaacatctcaagacatcagtcaggaagttaaatcttggttgcaaatgggtcttccaaatggacaatgaccccaagagtAATGGCTTAAGGCCAAGCAAGTCAAGGTATTgcaatggccatcacaaagccctgacctcaatcccatagaaaatttgtgggcagaacttaaaaagcgtgtgcgagcaaggagacctacaaacctgactcagttacaccagctctgtcaagaggaatgtgccaaaattcacccaacctattgtcggaagcttgtggaagctacccgaaacgtttgacccaagttaaacaatttaaaggcaatgctaccaaatactaattgagtgtatgtaaacttctgacccactgggaatctgttgaaagaaataaaagcttaaataaatagttctctctactattattctaacatttcacattcttaaaatgaagtggtgatcctaactaacctaagacagggaatttttacatggattaatgtcaggaattgtgaacaactgagtttaaatgtatttggctaaggtgtatgtaaacttccgacttcaactgtatatgaaccAATGAAATGGACAAAATGTTTTAAATGCGGAATGTTCTTTCTCTTAAACAGTACATGACATGATGACTAAACTGTCATTATCAAGTATCCTCTCAAAGTAATCAGTCCCAGTTGTCTTAGTGATGCTTCCTGGGTTCAAATTCTATCTGGAATCTTTAAAATACTTTGAGTGTTCACTGCAGCCTGCCTGGAATGCCAGATGGTCGGGACTTGCCATTTGGTactattctattggtccattAAGCTAGGCCAGCTCAATCAAGCatagataaagtatttgaaattatttaaaaCATATTTGAACCCTTCCTTGATGTTCATGTGCTTCAAAACAGCTTTTGTTGATCACCCTAAAACACTGATCAGAAGCAGATAAGATATTTGGAGATGACATATGCGGGAGCTTTCAACTTTGATCCTTGTGTGTTAATAGAATCTTTATACCAGTCTCCGTCTACTAACTAGGTCACTGCTTATCTAAAACCAACAAAAGGGATACATTCATCCTCTCACCCAACTCCAATTCACTGCCTTCTTCAAATCATGTGGAACATCACCCATTTCCATTATTTGCCTCCAGGTATAATTAAAGCCTCCAGGTGTAATGCATTATGATGCAGCTTTAATGCATTGTAAGACTTGTCATGATAGAATAATAGTGTCATAAagctgagcaaggcagttaacccactgttccccgaagacgtggatgttgattaaggcagccccccgcacctctctgattcagaggggttgggttaaatgcggaagacacgtcagttgaaggcattcagttgtacaactgactagttatccatccccctttccctaaaGCAACTTACAGCCATGCATGTATACATTTGATGTATGGGGGGCATCAGCAGGAATCTAACCCATGacccctggcgttgcaagtgccatgctcgaCCAACGGAGTCATGACTAAAGAGTATGGAGACAATAATGCGATTCAGATCTGCAAATCTTTAGTCTGTTTATACACCATCTTACATGACGACAAATCATATATACAACACACAATAGAAAAACAGAACAAGGGAATCAAGGCCATGTGTACACCGTGGCACTGTTACAACTCTTACAGCTCACAAAATAAGCTCATTACTGTAGTATGGTGAAGAGGGTACAGTATATAGTGACCAAGGACAATCGTTACCGTCGTCAATGCTGCACAGTTGCCAAGTCGGAAATCAACCATCCCCTTGCCTCTTcccaccattatatatatatatatatatatatatatatatatatatatatatatatatatatatatatatatatatatatatgtaaaggTGTGAGCAATATGGTAGAATCTCTATTGCCTACCAAAAGGCTAGGTGGCATTATTACTTTTATTTCTAATTTCCTATCTGATGCTTTCAGATCTACGACAGTCCATCACGAAATGTctagggcagtgtttcccaaccctctcGTGGGGAACGCTAAATAGTCCACATTTCTGTTTTAGGGCTGCTCTGACACATTAAAATAATCAACTACATCAGCAAGCCCCTGTCTAGTTGAATCATGTGTATCAGTGCAGGGCTAGAACAAAAATGTGGAGAGTTGGGAACAATGGTCTAGAGATAAAAGGACAATTTGATGTCGGACAAAAGTAGGCCCAACCCATAGGCTTTCCCCCTATCCATCCAATGAGGGCGTCGGAAAATAAAGCTTCCATGTGAAAGGGAAAGTGATGTTGCGGTTCAGTGCTCCGTCTCCCATGGTCCTCTTGGGCATCGTTTCCTCTCGTTCTGAGACACTCCATCAATGCCCATCGGTGGGTTCCTCTTCGACCCCTACCCCTCAACAATAGTCTTCTGGGTCGGGTACATCTTACCTATAGCAACCTGTGGAGAAAGGAGGGGAAAAAAAGGACTTAAAAGGGGATGTTCACCGGAATTCCATAATTTGATATGTCGTCCATAAAAATTGTTAGGGTAAGTTGTGTTGGCAATCACACCGAATGTGTTGCAAAACTGATTAATTTAGTAAATAAACATCACTGTATAGGGAGCATTTGCGTACCCTAAAATAACACTTAGTTGTTGAGGTTGTCAGACAACCTGGGCTTCATTTCCCCACAACATTTTAGTGGTTCAGATGAATACTGTAGGCAGACTATGTCTGACAAATCCATACTGAACTGTGGGAGCAAAGCTCAGTTCATCGATActgcaagttacaacattgaccTACAGTATCAAAGTCTGGTGACCTGTTCTGACAGTCCACTGTGAAATTGGAATCTAGAGAGTCAGGACTTCTCATGAGTGCACAATCTGTTTAAATGTGGTGCCAGTTCAACAGTTCAGTTTAAAATGCATACTTTTCC
This region of Salvelinus alpinus chromosome 8, SLU_Salpinus.1, whole genome shotgun sequence genomic DNA includes:
- the LOC139583772 gene encoding protein phosphatase 1 regulatory subunit 3G-like, whose protein sequence is MSDSGLLLDSKQCSPNSDKTMLSGIDEEPTENGNDEELKNGLLEPLEMCMKDRRRAKSLPAYPKQATLFEEIANNGRKRVKFADSMGLDLASVKHFSTTEDPQIPSKVFSRLQSFPPQLQDREYPIGDLCIHFESTLTMDRLVPTFKMPVESEHFETTVLQRHVNLEKVTITHFDVRGQIRTNIQSCCKMEVGVRYTFNEWLSSVDAQAIPMPVDDNIVGERYTFTLYTPPFLDPTSSVHFAVYIRNDQGEFWDNNNGQNYTLKYHCTGMVTYESAAFHAT